Within Burkholderia cepacia GG4, the genomic segment ATCGCGACGTCGACGGAGGTGTCAGCGTTCGCGGTGGTCTATGCGCTCGTGATCGGCTGGGCTGCGTTCCACGAACTGACCTGGCGTTCGGTCGGTCGCGTGTTCGTGCGTGCGGCGTCGATGGCGAGCGGTATCCTGTTCATCGTCGCAGCGGCGTCGAGCGTGTCGTTCGCGCTGTCGATCGAGCAGATCCCGGCACTCGTCTCGGGCACAATGACCGCGTTTGCCCATCAGTACGGCTCGACGGCGTTCCTGCTGCTCGCGGCGCTGCTGATGATCGTGTTCGGCGCCGTGCTCGAAGGCGCGCCCGCGCTGATCATCTTCGGGCCGCTGCTCGCGCCGATCGCGCTGCAGCTCGGCATCAACCCGCTGCATTTCGGCACGGTCGTGGTGGTGGCGATGGGGCTCGGGTTGTTCGCGCCGCCTGTCGGGCTCGGGTTGTTCACGACCTGCGCGATCACGGGGACCGAGGTCGGGCGCGTGGCCCGGCCGATGGTGAAATACCTGCTGGTGCTGTCCGTCGCCCTCGTGGCGCTGATCTTCGCACCGGCGTTTTCGTTGTGGCTGCCGGCCCATTTCGGCCTGTAGCCCGTTCAATGCAAGACGACATGAGTACGATTCAGGACGTGGCCCGTCATGCGGCCGTTTCGGTCAGCACGGTTTCGAACGTGCTCAACGGCCGCACCGATCAGATGAAGCCGGCGACGCTCGAACGCGTGAAGGCGGCGATGGACGCGCTGCAATACCGGCCGAGCACGCTCGCGCGCCAGCTCAAGACGGGGCAGACGCCGCTCGTCGGGCTGCTGGTGCCGTCGATGGCGAACCCGATGTACGGCTACATCGCACGCGAGATCGAGGCCTGCGCGCAGGAGCAGTACGGTCATCGCGTGCTGATCGGCAACACGTACCGCGACGCGGTCAAGGAAGCGTCGTTCTTCGACGACCTGTTCGCGCACGGCGTGCGGCGCGTGATCGTCATTTCGTCGCTCGCCGACGAAAGCCACCTCGAACGCGCGGCCGAACGCGGGATGACGGTCGTCAGCTACGACCGTCGCGCGACGCCCGGCGAGCAATCGCAGGTCGATCACGTGACGGCCGACAACGAGGCGGCCGCGCGGCTCGCGACCGGCTGTCTCGTCGCCGCGGGCCATACGCGGCTCGCCTTCGCGACGGTGGCCGGCATCACCGTGAGCCGCAGCGACAAGATTCGCGGCTTTCTCGCGGTGGCGCGCGAGGCGGGCGTCGACGGGCAAGTGCTCGACGGCGGTCCGGCGAACGAATACGGCGACGCGGTGATCGTCGACGTCGGGCGCGCGCTCGGCGCTGCGCTGGCGGCCGATCCGGCGCGGCCGACCGGCCTCGTCGCGGTCAACGACCTGTTCGCGCTCGGCCTGATGGCCGGGCTGCGCGACGGCGGGTTGCGCGTGCCGGACGACGTATCGGTGGTCGGGATGGACGGCCATTTCCTGTCGGCGATCTCGTGGCCGGCGCTGACCACGGTGCAACTGCCGGTCACGGACATGGCCGCGGAGATGGTGCGGCGCGTGATGCGGCACGACGGCGATCCGTCGTCCGGGCCCGGGCAGTGCGTGTTCCCGGGCGTCACGCTGGTCGAGCGCGGATCGGTCGCGCCGCCGCCGCGTGCGGTCGAATCGGGCGGAGGCAACGCATGACGCGCGTCTACCTGACCCATCCGACCGGGATGATCGACCACTACTTCGGCACGAAGGCGCTGCGCGCGCTGGAGGCGATCGCCGACGTCATCTGCAATCCGTTCGACCGGGAGCTCGGCACGGACGAGTTGATCGCCGCCGCGCAAGGGTGCGACGCGATGATCGCGTACCGGCAGACGCCGGCGCCGCGCGCGCTGTTCGCGGGGCTGCCC encodes:
- a CDS encoding LacI family DNA-binding transcriptional regulator, which produces MQDDMSTIQDVARHAAVSVSTVSNVLNGRTDQMKPATLERVKAAMDALQYRPSTLARQLKTGQTPLVGLLVPSMANPMYGYIAREIEACAQEQYGHRVLIGNTYRDAVKEASFFDDLFAHGVRRVIVISSLADESHLERAAERGMTVVSYDRRATPGEQSQVDHVTADNEAAARLATGCLVAAGHTRLAFATVAGITVSRSDKIRGFLAVAREAGVDGQVLDGGPANEYGDAVIVDVGRALGAALAADPARPTGLVAVNDLFALGLMAGLRDGGLRVPDDVSVVGMDGHFLSAISWPALTTVQLPVTDMAAEMVRRVMRHDGDPSSGPGQCVFPGVTLVERGSVAPPPRAVESGGGNA